One window from the genome of Halictus rubicundus isolate RS-2024b chromosome 7, iyHalRubi1_principal, whole genome shotgun sequence encodes:
- the LOC143355594 gene encoding MIT domain-containing protein 1-like — protein sequence MESAAASILKRAVEMDKNEQYTMALVLYQEGVQILLDTMKETKDPASKKHFGARASEYLDRAEKLKNLIDKKKAAGTYRELTRIENGSTGHGYGSVFGRFLDATVTHIYIEDPYIRAFHQCQNLVRFCELAVRKCHALSKICLVTSPDAEDKINQIARLEELKTSLSTYLIVFEIKFSDTLHDRHILLSNGWVIKIGRGLDYFRKPEGKFVLGFSDLELRPCLETTVDIFHRSQLNNAVT from the exons ATGGAGAGCGCAGCTGCTTCAATATTAAAGCGAGCTGTAGAAATGGACAAAAATGAACAGTATACAATGGCTCTAGTACTTTACCAGGAAGGTGTTCAAATTCTACTGGATACTATGAAAG AGACAAAGGACCCGGCTAGCAAGAAACATTTTGGTGCCAGGGCTTCGGAATATTTAGATAGAGCAGAGAAACTGAAAAACTTGATCGACAAGAAAAAAGCAGCTGGAACTTATAGAGAGTTAACTAGGATCGAAAATGGCAGTACTGGCCATGGTTATGGTTCTGTATTCGGCAGGTTCCTAGATGCAACCGTTACGCACATTTATATAGAAGATCCATATATAAGAGCATTTCATCAG tgTCAAAATTTAGTGAGGTTCTGTGAATTGGCTGTGAGGAAATGCCACGCATTATCTAAAATATGTTTGGTGACTTCACCTGATGCAGAAGACAAGATAAATCAAATAGCAAGATTAGAAGAACTGAAGACAAGTTTATCTACTTATCTTATCGTcttcgaaattaaattttctgaTACTTTACACGATAGACATATATT ACTCAGCAACGGTTGGGTAATCAAAATAGGTCGCGGCTTAGACTATTTCAGAAAACCAGAAGGAAAGTTCGTGTTAGGATTTTCCGATCTCGAATTGAGACCCTGCTTAGAAACGACGGTTGATATATTTCATAGAAGTCAATTAAACAACGCAGTAACATAG
- the LOC143355595 gene encoding deoxycytidylate deaminase, which produces MSENNTVIETKQNVCSKRTDYIDWDEYFMAVAFLAAKRSKDPSTQVGACIVNNERKIVGVGYNGMPTGCSDDDFPWTKDSSNRLETKYPYVCHAELNAILNKNNSSVKDCTIYVALFPCNECAKVIIQSGIKTVLYMSDKHAKKDETIAAKRLFDATGVKYRKYTPKHDRIVIDFKKIDWDVMTQSPATPLKHNELTQLPSTPVKNDGTPQLPSTPVKCNE; this is translated from the exons ATGTCAGAAAATAACACTGTCATAGAAACTAAGCA AAATGTCTGCAGTAAAAGGACGGATTATATCGACTGGGACGAATATTTTATGGCGGTAGCATTTTTAGCAGCGAAACGTAGTAAAGATCCATCCACTCAAGTTGGTGCGTGCATAGTTAacaacgaaagaaaaattgtgggTGTTGGATATAATGGAATGCCAACCGGATGCAGTGACGACGATTTTCCTTGGACCAAAGACTCTTCAAACCGTCTAGAAACTAAGTATCCTTATG TATGTCACGCAGAACTCAATGCTATTTTGAACAAAAACAACAGCAGTGTtaaagattgtactatttatgTTGCTTTATTTCCTTGCAACGAGTGTGCTAAAGTAATTATACAGTCTGGGATCAAAACAGTTCTGTATATGTCAGATAAACATGCTAAGAAAGACGAAACAATAGCTGCTAAAAGACTATTTGATGCAACAGGTGTCAAGTATAG gaaataCACTCCAAAGCATGATAGAATAGTAATTgatttcaaaaaaattgattGGGATGTAATGACTCAGTCGCCTGCCACACCATTAAAACATAATGAGTTGACTCAATTACCTTCCACTCCAGTAAAAAATGATGGGACACCTCAGTTACCATCCACTCCAGTAAAATGCAATGAGTAA